Proteins co-encoded in one Kribbella solani genomic window:
- a CDS encoding response regulator: MIRVLLADDQALVRAGFRSLLNAEDDITVIGEVSDGAEAVVVARAEKPDVVLMDIRMPGTDGLEATREIGADPELAGVHVVILTTFDLDEYVFEALRVGASGFLVKDTEPVELLQAVRVVARGDALLSPGVTRTLVAEFASRSRQPHASKELDVLTEREKEIVALVGEGLSNDEIAARLVLSPATAKTHVSRAMIKLGVRDRAQLVVLAYQTGLVRPGWLG; the protein is encoded by the coding sequence ATGATCAGGGTGCTGCTGGCGGACGATCAGGCGTTGGTACGAGCCGGGTTCCGGTCGCTGCTGAACGCCGAGGACGACATCACGGTGATCGGTGAAGTGTCGGACGGCGCCGAGGCGGTAGTGGTGGCGCGGGCCGAGAAGCCGGATGTGGTGCTGATGGACATCCGGATGCCCGGGACCGACGGATTGGAGGCCACCCGGGAGATCGGCGCGGACCCGGAGCTGGCCGGCGTACACGTGGTGATCCTGACTACGTTCGATCTGGACGAGTACGTGTTCGAGGCGCTGCGGGTCGGGGCGAGTGGGTTCTTGGTGAAGGACACCGAGCCGGTCGAGCTGTTGCAGGCGGTACGGGTTGTCGCGCGGGGTGATGCGCTGCTGTCACCTGGGGTGACACGGACGCTGGTGGCCGAGTTCGCGTCGCGCAGCCGACAGCCCCATGCCAGCAAGGAGCTGGACGTACTGACTGAACGCGAGAAGGAGATCGTCGCTCTGGTCGGCGAGGGCTTGTCCAACGACGAGATCGCCGCCCGGCTCGTACTCAGCCCGGCAACCGCCAAAACCCACGTCAGCCGAGCCATGATCAAACTCGGCGTACGCGACCGCGCCCAACTGGTAGTACTCGCCTACCAAACCGGCCTGGTCCGCCCCGGCTGGCTGGGTTGA
- a CDS encoding response regulator, giving the protein MNEQPGIRVLVVDDDALVRASLEMMLDGANGISVVGQAADGDEVPAAVDAHFPDVVLMDLRMPRVDGIVATKRLRARTNPPEVVVLTTFDTDENVLHALRAGASGFLLKDTPPPQIVDAVRRVAAGDPILSPAITRRLMDRAATQADAHTIARQKLERLSPREYDVMLAVAQGKANAQIATELFMSLATVKAHISHILTKLELGNRTQIALLAHDAGLA; this is encoded by the coding sequence ATGAATGAACAGCCTGGTATCCGGGTCCTGGTGGTGGACGACGACGCACTGGTCCGCGCCAGCCTGGAGATGATGCTCGACGGAGCGAACGGGATCTCCGTTGTCGGCCAGGCCGCGGACGGCGACGAGGTACCTGCCGCCGTCGACGCGCACTTCCCCGATGTCGTACTGATGGATCTGCGGATGCCGCGCGTGGACGGCATCGTCGCGACCAAGCGGCTGCGGGCGCGGACCAACCCGCCGGAAGTCGTGGTGCTGACCACGTTCGACACCGACGAGAACGTGCTGCACGCGCTGCGCGCCGGGGCCAGTGGGTTCCTGCTCAAGGACACGCCGCCGCCGCAGATCGTCGACGCGGTCCGGCGGGTCGCGGCCGGTGACCCGATCCTGTCCCCCGCGATCACCCGGCGGCTAATGGACCGCGCCGCCACCCAGGCCGACGCGCACACGATCGCGCGGCAGAAGCTGGAGCGGCTGTCACCTCGCGAGTACGACGTGATGCTGGCCGTCGCGCAGGGCAAGGCGAACGCGCAGATCGCCACCGAGCTGTTCATGAGTCTGGCCACGGTGAAGGCGCACATCTCGCATATCCTGACCAAGCTCGAGCTGGGGAACCGGACCCAGATCGCGCTGCTCGCCCATGACGCGGGGCTGGCATAG